The nucleotide sequence TTGCTTAACAAACTCATTTTGTATTTGAATGTCAATTTCTCCCTGCATATATTTCCCGAAAAGATCATAGGATAATTCACTTAATGGTGTTTTTAAGTGAACATTTAACACATCCTTTGTGCCGATACTTTTTGTTTCTACAAACTCTTGAATAACTATTGTAAATAAATTATTAAGCATATCTGTATTCAGATAAAGAGGAATAATGGCTTTGTTAAAGGGCATAATTTCCAACTCCATATTTATTATATAAATTTGCTCATTATAATAATTATGTTTTGATTTCTACTTTTATAATAGTTTCTCCTATTTTATTATATCAAATCCAAATAGAGCAAAAGAGCGAAGTTACATTGAACTTCGCTCTACATTGATGCTCTTCGGTTTTGCAGTATATTTAAAAGCTATCCAAAAGCCTATTCCTATTAGTATTCCCCCACCAATTATATTGCCTATGGTAACGGGAATCATATTATTAAAGATAACATCCTGCAAATTTATGTGATCTAACTTTTCTTGGGTTATATGCAAGCTATTTGCGTAGTCTACATTATTTTTTGCTAAAAATCCTATGGAGAAATAATACATATTGGCTACTGAGTGTTCAAATCCTCCAACGATAAAGGCCATTATTGGAAACCAAATTGCAAAAACTTTCCCGATTATATCTTTTGCTGCTAAAGATAACCAAACTGCTAAGCAAACTAGGAAGTTACAAAGTATTCCACTAAACAGTGCCTTCATCGGGCTTATACTGGCTTTAGTAATTGCAACCTTTAAAGCGTACCCTCCTATTTTGTAAGAGTTACCATCCAATGCCCCTGCATTATACAATAACAGTGCTACTAATAAGGCGCCAATAAAATTGGAGAGATAGATGATTGTCCAATTTTTCAAAAGCATCTTTAACTTTATTTTACCTTCGGTGAATGGAACTGTCAGTAAGATGTTTCCTGTAAAAAGATCAGCTCCAGCTATTAATACCATTATCAAACCAACTGGAAATACCGCACCTGAAACTAGTTTTGATAGACCGTAATTGTCTATACTGTGGGAGGAAACCGCAGCAGCAAAACCGCCCAAAGCAATAAAGGCTCCTGCCAATATACCTAATATCATAGATTTTAGAATTGGATAATTAGCCTTATGCTCGTATACATCTATTATTTCATCACAGATTTCTGCAGGTTTCAGCATTCTTTTTTCCATAGTCCTATCCCCTTTTTTAAATAGTAGATACATTAGTTAAAATGTTTTATCTGTTATATTGATAAATTATTACTGTGTTACACACATAAAAAAATATCACATATAAACTTGAATGTCAATGATATGTAGATAAACCAAAATTGTTTGAATATTTAAACTTTATGTTAAAGTATTAACAAACCTCTGTATTTATTATATAATTAAACTGTATCAATAATAATTTTATAACCAAAGTTAAAATAATAAAATCAATTAAACAAATAAAATAAATTGCGGAGGTAACTACATGTTTAAACAATGGGAAGGATTTAATCTTGGTAATTGGACTGAATCAATTGACGTAAGAAATTTTATTCAGAAGAACTATACCCTAT is from Clostridium thermarum and encodes:
- a CDS encoding formate/nitrite transporter family protein; its protein translation is MEKRMLKPAEICDEIIDVYEHKANYPILKSMILGILAGAFIALGGFAAAVSSHSIDNYGLSKLVSGAVFPVGLIMVLIAGADLFTGNILLTVPFTEGKIKLKMLLKNWTIIYLSNFIGALLVALLLYNAGALDGNSYKIGGYALKVAITKASISPMKALFSGILCNFLVCLAVWLSLAAKDIIGKVFAIWFPIMAFIVGGFEHSVANMYYFSIGFLAKNNVDYANSLHITQEKLDHINLQDVIFNNMIPVTIGNIIGGGILIGIGFWIAFKYTAKPKSINVERSSM